One stretch of Gammaproteobacteria bacterium DNA includes these proteins:
- the ilvC gene encoding ketol-acid reductoisomerase has translation MKIYKDTDIDAAALAGARIAIIGYGSQGRAHALNLQDSGHDVVVGVRRDGAGWKQAQQDGLEVAEPPAAVAGAKLVAILIPDTAQPDLYATIAPELAAGTTLLFAHGFNIHFGEIVPDASLDVVMIAPKGPGGLVRRQYEQGRGVPCLVAVHQDATGEGKARALAYAQGLGGGRGGVLETTFKEETETDLFGEQAVLCGGATELIVKGFEVLTEAGYQPEVAYFEVMHELKLIVDLLHEGGLAKMHKYISETAAWGDMTSGPRVVNEDSVAAMRAVLQDIQDGTFARRWIDENKAGQPEYKKLMQQDTSHPIEQVGTKLRAQMPWLESD, from the coding sequence ATGAAGATTTACAAGGACACTGACATCGACGCAGCGGCGCTGGCCGGCGCCCGCATCGCCATTATTGGTTACGGCAGCCAGGGCCGCGCGCACGCACTGAATCTGCAAGACAGCGGTCACGATGTGGTGGTTGGCGTGCGCCGTGACGGGGCCGGCTGGAAACAGGCACAACAGGATGGCCTCGAGGTGGCCGAGCCACCGGCGGCAGTTGCCGGCGCGAAACTGGTTGCCATCCTGATACCCGATACCGCCCAGCCCGATCTGTACGCAACGATCGCGCCAGAATTGGCGGCCGGCACTACGCTGCTGTTCGCTCATGGCTTCAACATCCACTTTGGCGAAATCGTTCCCGATGCCTCGCTCGACGTCGTGATGATCGCGCCCAAAGGCCCCGGCGGCCTGGTACGCCGCCAGTACGAACAGGGTCGTGGTGTGCCGTGCCTGGTGGCGGTACACCAGGATGCCACCGGCGAGGGCAAGGCGCGTGCCCTGGCTTATGCGCAGGGCCTCGGTGGTGGACGTGGCGGCGTACTGGAAACCACGTTCAAGGAAGAAACTGAAACCGACCTGTTCGGCGAGCAGGCCGTGCTGTGTGGCGGCGCCACCGAACTGATCGTCAAAGGATTTGAGGTGCTGACCGAGGCCGGCTATCAGCCCGAGGTCGCCTATTTCGAAGTCATGCACGAGCTCAAGCTGATCGTCGACCTGCTGCACGAGGGCGGGCTGGCAAAGATGCACAAGTACATCAGCGAAACCGCAGCCTGGGGTGATATGACCAGCGGGCCGCGTGTCGTCAATGAGGACAGCGTTGCTGCCATGCGCGCCGTGCTGCAGGACATCCAGGATGGCACCTTTGCCCGCCGCTGGATCGACGAAAACAAGGCCGGTCAGCCCGAATACAAGAAGCTGATGCAGCAGGACACCAGCCACCCCATCGAGCAGGTGGGCACAAAACTCCGCGCACAAATGCCCTGGCTCGAATCCGACTAA
- the ilvB gene encoding biosynthetic-type acetolactate synthase large subunit, producing MYKSHQPIPDLVHPRAGQTLSGAETIVQILADENVDCVFAYSGGAILPTFDALFRFNAEVAPDAKDLRETPLPLIVPANEQGATFMASGYARASGKVGVAMVTSGPGATNTVTPVRDCMADSVPIVVICGQVPTQAIGTDAFQEAPVSSIMGAACKHVFLVTDPTKLEATVRTAFEIARTGRPGPVVIDIPKDVQNWEGKFQGTGRLAVPGYRQRMYKLRKSELDDPEARAFFDLLGKARRPLIYAGGGVINGNAAEPLRRFAERFGVPAVTTLMGIGAIDTQSPLSMHMLGMHGTAYANYAVDDCDFLISVGARFDDRVAGVPDQFAPKARAVAHFDIDATEIGKVKPVDWHHVGNLEPALDKLVAYGQRSGFAADYTDWHRHLEQLRTRYRMNFDRDSELIQPYYVIEEINRITNGDAIVSTGVGQHQMWAAQYFDFRQPRQWLTSGSMGTMGFGLPAAIGAQFAQPDRLVIDIDGDGSMRMNLGELETATTYNLPIKVVVMNNYGDGMVKQWQRLFFKGRLAASDKSLHKKNFVKAAQADGFEYAVRLDRKEDVPRVVSEFIDYDGPAFLEVIIDPDACVYPMVGPGLSYKEMVTGPHIACRDEQDGDDQDAGIDESSMF from the coding sequence ATGTACAAAAGCCACCAGCCAATCCCTGACCTGGTTCACCCGCGCGCCGGGCAGACACTGTCAGGCGCCGAAACCATTGTGCAGATTCTTGCCGATGAAAATGTCGATTGCGTTTTTGCCTACAGCGGCGGCGCGATCCTGCCCACCTTTGATGCCCTGTTTCGCTTTAATGCCGAAGTGGCGCCGGACGCAAAGGATTTGCGCGAAACGCCCCTGCCACTGATTGTGCCTGCCAATGAGCAGGGCGCGACGTTCATGGCTTCTGGTTATGCGCGCGCCAGCGGCAAAGTCGGCGTGGCCATGGTGACGTCCGGCCCCGGCGCCACAAACACCGTAACGCCGGTGCGCGACTGCATGGCGGACTCTGTTCCTATCGTCGTAATCTGCGGGCAGGTGCCAACGCAGGCCATTGGCACCGATGCATTCCAGGAAGCGCCGGTCAGCAGCATCATGGGCGCGGCCTGCAAACACGTGTTTCTGGTAACCGACCCGACAAAGCTCGAAGCGACCGTGCGCACGGCCTTTGAAATCGCCCGCACCGGGCGGCCCGGCCCGGTTGTGATCGATATCCCGAAGGACGTGCAGAACTGGGAAGGCAAGTTCCAGGGCACCGGGCGCCTGGCGGTGCCGGGCTATCGCCAGCGTATGTACAAACTACGCAAGAGCGAGCTGGACGATCCGGAGGCCAGGGCCTTTTTTGACCTGCTCGGCAAAGCGCGCCGGCCGCTGATTTATGCCGGCGGCGGCGTCATCAATGGCAATGCCGCCGAGCCACTGCGCCGTTTTGCCGAACGCTTCGGCGTGCCGGCGGTTACCACTCTGATGGGAATCGGCGCCATCGACACGCAGTCACCGCTGAGCATGCACATGCTGGGCATGCACGGCACAGCGTATGCCAACTATGCCGTCGATGATTGTGATTTCCTTATTTCGGTTGGCGCGCGGTTCGACGACCGCGTTGCCGGCGTGCCCGACCAGTTTGCCCCAAAAGCACGCGCCGTCGCCCACTTCGATATCGATGCCACGGAGATAGGCAAGGTCAAGCCGGTTGACTGGCATCACGTCGGTAATCTTGAACCTGCCCTCGACAAGCTGGTTGCGTACGGCCAGCGCAGCGGCTTTGCGGCCGACTACACCGACTGGCATCGCCACCTGGAGCAGCTACGCACCCGCTACCGCATGAACTTTGACCGCGACAGCGAACTGATCCAGCCCTATTACGTTATCGAAGAGATCAACCGCATCACCAACGGCGACGCCATTGTCAGCACCGGTGTCGGACAGCACCAGATGTGGGCCGCACAGTATTTTGACTTCAGACAGCCGCGGCAGTGGCTGACGTCCGGCAGTATGGGCACGATGGGATTCGGCCTGCCCGCTGCCATCGGCGCACAGTTCGCCCAACCGGACCGCCTGGTAATCGACATCGACGGCGACGGCAGCATGCGCATGAACCTCGGCGAGCTGGAGACCGCTACAACCTATAACCTGCCAATAAAAGTCGTCGTCATGAATAACTACGGCGACGGCATGGTGAAACAGTGGCAGCGGCTGTTCTTCAAAGGCCGGCTGGCCGCCAGCGACAAGTCACTGCACAAAAAGAACTTCGTCAAAGCGGCACAGGCAGACGGCTTCGAATACGCCGTGCGCCTCGACCGCAAGGAAGACGTGCCGCGCGTCGTGAGCGAGTTCATCGACTACGACGGGCCGGCATTCCTGGAAGTGATCATTGATCCCGACGCCTGCGTCTACCCCATGGTGGGACCGGGCCTGAGCTATAAGGAGATGGTCACCGGTCCGCACATTGCCTGCCGCGACGAGCAGGATGGCGACGACCAGGACGCAGGAATCGACGAATCCAGCATGTTCTGA
- the ilvN gene encoding acetolactate synthase small subunit, which yields MRHTISLFLQNEAGALTRVAGLFSSRGYNIESLHVAPTQDHTVSRLTLVTTGSDAVIQQICNQLLKLVDVVDLADMTSGDHMERELLLLKLRLDEKPDEALAERFTALRANVLDDRPDSYTVEVTAGGARIDSLLDEVGGYPGVDAVLSVVRSGVLAISHGVPVIE from the coding sequence ATGCGGCATACCATATCGCTGTTCCTGCAAAACGAGGCCGGTGCCCTGACCCGGGTGGCGGGCCTGTTCTCATCACGCGGCTACAACATCGAGTCGCTGCATGTCGCACCGACGCAGGATCATACGGTCTCGCGGCTCACCCTCGTCACCACCGGGTCGGATGCCGTAATCCAGCAGATCTGCAACCAGTTGCTGAAGCTCGTCGATGTCGTGGACCTGGCCGACATGACCAGTGGCGATCACATGGAGCGTGAGCTGCTGCTGCTGAAGCTGCGCCTGGACGAAAAACCGGACGAGGCGCTGGCGGAGCGTTTCACGGCGCTGCGGGCAAACGTGCTGGACGATCGTCCCGACAGCTATACCGTCGAGGTGACTGCCGGCGGCGCGAGGATCGACTCGCTGCTCGATGAGGTGGGTGGTTATCCAGGTGTGGACGCGGTCTTGTCGGTGGTACGCAGCGGCGTGCTGGCAATCAGCCACGGCGTGCCGGTCATCGAATAG
- a CDS encoding 5-(carboxyamino)imidazole ribonucleotide synthase produces MNIGIIGAGQLGRMLALAGYPLGSRFRFLDRSEDAPGAQVGSIVLGSFDDAEKLAELAASVDLMTFDVENVPADLLHEIAATVPFLPPVAALETTQDRRSEKQLFAALDIPTPRSHAVGSEEQLDSAVADLGLPAVLKTRRLGYDGRGQVVLRSADQVAPAWQQLGGVALILEQFVPFEQEVSIIGARNTRGEAAFYPLTHNVHENGILRHSLAPYLDEHLQRAAEDYLHRLFDRFDYAGILTIEFFVVDGKLVANEIAPRVHNSGHWTIEGAVTSQFENHIRAIRGLPLGDTTARGHTAMVNFLGQLPPLEPVLSIAGAHYHDYGKQPRPGRKLGHCTVTAATAEQRDAAVAQLATLTG; encoded by the coding sequence GTGAATATTGGCATCATCGGCGCCGGCCAGCTTGGCCGTATGCTGGCATTGGCCGGTTATCCGCTTGGCTCACGCTTCCGCTTTCTCGATCGCAGTGAAGACGCGCCCGGTGCCCAGGTCGGCAGCATCGTACTCGGCAGCTTTGACGATGCAGAAAAACTGGCTGAGCTTGCCGCCAGCGTCGACCTGATGACATTTGATGTCGAGAACGTACCGGCGGATTTGCTGCACGAAATTGCCGCTACCGTTCCGTTCCTGCCGCCGGTCGCAGCTCTGGAGACCACCCAGGATCGGCGCAGTGAAAAACAGCTGTTTGCCGCGCTCGACATCCCTACCCCGCGCTCGCATGCGGTCGGCAGCGAGGAACAGCTCGACAGCGCGGTGGCCGACCTGGGGCTGCCGGCAGTATTGAAAACCCGCCGGCTTGGCTATGACGGCCGCGGCCAGGTGGTGCTGCGATCCGCAGACCAGGTCGCGCCGGCCTGGCAGCAGCTTGGTGGCGTGGCACTGATACTCGAACAGTTCGTGCCCTTCGAACAGGAAGTGTCGATTATAGGAGCACGCAACACGCGTGGCGAGGCGGCGTTTTACCCGCTGACTCACAACGTGCACGAAAACGGGATACTGCGCCACTCGCTGGCACCGTATCTCGACGAGCACTTGCAGCGCGCTGCCGAAGACTACCTGCACCGTCTGTTTGATCGCTTCGACTACGCCGGAATTTTAACTATCGAGTTTTTTGTTGTTGACGGGAAACTGGTAGCCAACGAAATTGCACCGCGCGTGCACAACTCCGGCCACTGGACCATCGAGGGCGCAGTGACCAGCCAGTTCGAAAACCATATCCGCGCGATCCGCGGCCTGCCGCTGGGGGACACGACAGCGCGCGGTCACACTGCGATGGTGAATTTCCTCGGCCAGTTGCCGCCGCTCGAACCCGTGTTGTCGATCGCCGGCGCGCATTACCATGATTATGGTAAACAGCCCCGGCCGGGGCGCAAACTGGGGCACTGCACGGTCACTGCAGCCACGGCTGAACAGCGCGATGCTGCCGTCGCGCAGCTGGCAACGCTTACCGGCTGA
- the purE gene encoding 5-(carboxyamino)imidazole ribonucleotide mutase: MKVLVGIIMGSQSDWGTMQKAAETLEQLGIAFETRIVSAHRTPDLLFEYCENARSRGLEVIIAGAGGAAHLPGMAAAKTSLPVLGVPVKSKALNGIDSLLSIAQMPRGIPVGTLAIGDAGAANAGLLAAAILSIKYPEVREALESFRNDQTRKVLDNPEPGAK; the protein is encoded by the coding sequence ATGAAAGTACTCGTCGGCATAATCATGGGCTCACAGAGCGACTGGGGCACCATGCAGAAAGCAGCAGAGACGCTGGAGCAACTCGGTATCGCTTTTGAGACCCGCATTGTATCCGCGCATCGCACGCCCGACCTGCTGTTTGAATACTGCGAAAATGCCCGCAGCCGGGGCCTGGAAGTGATCATTGCCGGCGCCGGTGGCGCAGCGCACCTGCCGGGCATGGCGGCGGCAAAAACTTCGTTGCCGGTACTGGGTGTGCCGGTGAAATCCAAAGCACTCAATGGCATCGATTCACTGCTGTCGATAGCGCAGATGCCGCGCGGTATCCCGGTCGGTACGCTGGCCATTGGCGATGCCGGCGCGGCCAATGCTGGCCTGCTGGCTGCGGCAATACTGTCGATCAAATACCCCGAGGTGCGCGAAGCGCTGGAAAGTTTCCGCAACGACCAGACCCGCAAGGTACTGGATAACCCCGAACCCGGCGCAAAGTGA
- a CDS encoding DUF615 domain-containing protein, translating into MDSSSITAPVSAATSGCARTASRRVAAIRASRSAVLPHDPKPLPADKPSKTQLKREMLELQQLGEHLIALGDSELAAIPVPANLLEAIHDARKMKKHGALYRQKQFIGKLMRDIDAEPIRQALAKIQDRARATAARFHTVESWRDRLVHEGDAAFALLLEKYPQADRQHLRRLMRDAAAERAKNKPPKAARQLFRYLNELME; encoded by the coding sequence ATGGACAGCAGTTCGATTACCGCGCCAGTGAGCGCGGCTACTTCCGGCTGTGCCAGAACGGCAAGCCGCCGCGTGGCCGCGATCCGCGCATCTAGGAGCGCCGTTTTGCCGCACGATCCGAAGCCACTGCCGGCCGACAAGCCCAGCAAGACACAGCTGAAGCGCGAGATGCTCGAGCTGCAGCAGCTCGGCGAGCACCTGATTGCCCTTGGTGACTCGGAACTGGCCGCAATACCCGTACCGGCAAACCTGCTCGAAGCGATACACGACGCGCGCAAAATGAAAAAGCATGGGGCGCTTTATCGCCAGAAACAGTTCATCGGCAAGCTGATGCGTGACATAGACGCCGAGCCAATTCGTCAGGCGCTGGCAAAAATCCAGGACCGCGCGCGTGCCACTGCAGCGCGTTTTCACACCGTGGAGAGCTGGCGTGACCGCCTGGTGCATGAAGGCGATGCAGCATTTGCACTGCTGCTGGAAAAATACCCACAGGCCGACCGTCAACACCTGCGCAGGCTGATGCGCGATGCGGCGGCCGAGCGGGCGAAAAACAAGCCACCGAAAGCGGCACGCCAGCTGTTCCGCTACCTCAATGAACTGATGGAATAG
- the pmbA gene encoding metalloprotease PmbA, whose product MEQAVRRVLDLAVQHGASQAEAAVSAETGLSVTARLGDVETLEYHSDRGVGVTVYFGQRKASASSADLSAEALEQTVAKAVSIARYTAEDPCAGLADAQLMAADLPDLDLSHPWELAPERAIELAIECEQSARDVDKRITNSEGASINSHQGVRVYGNSHGFLGGYPSTSHSISCAVVASDDAGMERDYWYDSARCHDDLLTPAEIGRQAGERTVRRLGARKIDTVTAPVLFPPELARGMIGHYLAAVRGTVQYRQASFLLDIAGQQVFPEFMQLSERPHLLRAPGSRPMDNEGVATQDRELVADGVAQGYILSSYSARKLGLQTTGNAGGIHNLLVKPSTSGGLAELMQQMGSGLLIGELMGQGVNAVTGDYSRGAAGFWVEDGKISFPVHEITIAGNLRDMFRNIVAVGDDVDARGRVRCGSMLLEQMTIAGA is encoded by the coding sequence CTGGAACAGGCCGTGCGCCGTGTGCTGGATCTGGCAGTGCAACACGGTGCCAGCCAGGCCGAAGCCGCCGTCAGCGCCGAGACCGGCCTGAGCGTGACGGCGCGTCTGGGTGACGTCGAAACGCTGGAATATCACAGCGACCGTGGCGTGGGTGTCACGGTTTATTTTGGCCAGCGCAAGGCGTCGGCAAGCAGTGCGGACCTGTCGGCCGAAGCGCTCGAACAAACAGTTGCCAAAGCTGTCAGCATCGCACGCTACACGGCAGAAGATCCCTGTGCCGGGCTGGCCGATGCACAGCTGATGGCTGCAGACCTGCCGGATCTCGACCTGTCGCATCCGTGGGAACTGGCGCCGGAACGGGCTATCGAACTGGCTATCGAGTGTGAGCAGTCGGCGCGCGACGTCGACAAGCGCATTACAAACTCGGAGGGCGCCAGCATCAACAGTCACCAGGGTGTCCGGGTTTATGGCAACAGCCATGGATTTCTCGGTGGTTACCCGTCGACCAGCCACAGCATAAGCTGCGCCGTAGTGGCCAGCGACGATGCCGGCATGGAGCGTGACTACTGGTACGACAGCGCGCGCTGTCACGACGATTTGCTGACGCCGGCGGAGATTGGCCGTCAAGCCGGCGAGCGAACGGTGCGGCGGCTGGGTGCACGCAAGATCGATACCGTTACCGCACCGGTACTGTTTCCTCCTGAACTGGCGCGGGGGATGATCGGGCATTACCTGGCCGCGGTTCGCGGCACCGTTCAGTACCGCCAGGCCAGCTTTTTGCTCGACATTGCCGGGCAGCAGGTATTTCCGGAGTTCATGCAGCTGTCAGAGCGGCCGCACCTGCTGCGGGCACCGGGCAGCCGGCCGATGGACAACGAAGGGGTGGCAACACAGGACCGGGAGCTGGTCGCAGACGGCGTCGCCCAAGGCTACATACTGAGCAGCTATTCGGCGCGCAAACTCGGCCTGCAGACTACCGGCAATGCCGGTGGCATCCACAACCTCCTGGTAAAACCTTCAACCAGTGGCGGTCTTGCGGAGCTGATGCAGCAGATGGGCAGCGGCTTGCTGATCGGTGAGCTGATGGGGCAGGGGGTCAACGCCGTGACGGGCGATTACTCGCGCGGTGCGGCTGGTTTCTGGGTCGAGGACGGCAAGATCAGTTTTCCGGTTCACGAGATCACCATCGCCGGCAACCTGCGCGACATGTTTCGCAACATCGTGGCGGTGGGTGATGATGTCGACGCGCGCGGCCGGGTGCGCTGCGGCTCCATGCTGCTTGAACAGATGACGATCGCAGGCGCCTAG
- a CDS encoding YihY/virulence factor BrkB family protein, with protein MLEIVRRRIEESLWNPQVERAPMVLRLLVRAARFPYALVRDAARGELTLRAMSLVYTTLLAIVPLIAFSFSVLKAFDFHKQIQPMLYTFLQPLGPQGIELTDQIIQFVDNTRGVALGSVGLALLLYTVISMVQKIEEAFNFMWQVQRTRSLGRRISEYLSVIIIAPILMATALGMKGSVENTAVAQWLLGIPAISGTAIFLGQFMPYLLVILAFSFIYGFVPNTTVTMRAAFFGGTVGGLIWSLVGAAFAAFVSASTKYQAIYSSFAIPLLALIWLYISWLVVLLGARVSYYYQHPEYLRRGRKRVELTNRLRERLALTLMYCVGAEFRREKPHWTVNTLASHFGMPADDLAKVAEQLEKRDLLVATEDDVLMPGRDTETIELSQILDAIRHDASERNVLRSGSVDEVDAIIADIEQTAGAHLGTRNLRDLIEKDTAG; from the coding sequence ATGCTGGAGATTGTCCGCCGCCGCATTGAGGAGAGCCTGTGGAACCCACAGGTAGAGCGCGCGCCGATGGTGCTGCGCCTGCTGGTCCGTGCGGCCCGCTTCCCCTATGCCCTGGTGCGCGATGCGGCCCGCGGCGAGCTTACGCTGCGGGCGATGAGCCTGGTTTACACCACGCTGCTCGCAATCGTGCCGCTGATTGCATTCAGCTTCTCGGTATTGAAGGCGTTCGATTTTCACAAGCAGATTCAGCCCATGCTGTATACGTTCCTGCAGCCACTCGGGCCCCAGGGTATCGAACTGACAGACCAGATTATCCAGTTCGTCGACAATACGCGTGGCGTCGCGCTCGGTTCAGTGGGCCTGGCATTGCTCCTGTACACCGTCATCTCGATGGTACAAAAGATTGAAGAGGCGTTTAATTTCATGTGGCAGGTGCAGCGCACCCGCAGCCTGGGCCGTCGCATCAGTGAATACCTGAGCGTGATCATCATCGCACCGATACTCATGGCCACGGCACTGGGCATGAAGGGCTCTGTGGAAAACACCGCAGTCGCCCAGTGGCTGCTGGGCATCCCGGCTATCAGCGGCACGGCGATCTTCCTCGGCCAGTTCATGCCTTACCTGCTGGTGATACTGGCGTTCAGCTTTATTTATGGCTTTGTCCCCAATACGACGGTAACCATGCGGGCCGCTTTTTTTGGCGGCACGGTCGGCGGTTTGATCTGGAGCCTGGTCGGTGCGGCATTTGCGGCGTTTGTCAGCGCGTCGACCAAGTACCAGGCTATCTATTCCAGCTTTGCCATCCCGCTGCTGGCGCTGATCTGGCTGTATATCAGCTGGCTGGTGGTGTTACTCGGGGCGCGGGTTTCTTACTACTACCAGCACCCGGAATACCTGCGTCGCGGACGCAAGCGCGTCGAGCTGACCAACCGGCTGCGCGAACGGCTGGCGCTCACGCTGATGTACTGCGTTGGCGCGGAGTTTCGCCGCGAGAAACCGCACTGGACAGTCAACACGCTTGCCAGTCATTTCGGCATGCCCGCTGACGATCTTGCCAAAGTTGCCGAGCAGCTGGAAAAACGCGACTTGCTGGTCGCCACTGAAGATGACGTGCTGATGCCGGGGCGCGACACGGAGACCATCGAACTGAGCCAGATACTGGACGCTATCCGGCACGACGCGAGTGAGCGCAATGTGCTGCGCTCCGGTTCGGTCGACGAAGTCGACGCAATTATTGCCGATATCGAGCAGACTGCCGGCGCACATCTTGGCACGCGCAACCTGCGGGACCTGATCGAAAAGGATACTGCCGGCTAG
- a CDS encoding CYTH domain-containing protein, whose product MAQEIERKFLVADDSWRAGVERTADYRQGYLANTDRVSVRVRIGTDAANLNFKSATLDIVRDEYEYPIPLADAGRLLGLCAGSVVEKTRHFVTFAGHLWEVDEFRGANAGLVVAEIELDRVDERFERPPWLGAEVSHDLRYYNVSLAQTPYREWPATPAPDAS is encoded by the coding sequence ATGGCACAGGAAATCGAACGGAAATTTCTCGTTGCCGATGACAGCTGGCGCGCCGGCGTTGAGCGCACGGCGGATTATCGTCAGGGATATCTGGCCAACACCGACCGGGTGTCAGTGCGGGTGCGGATCGGTACCGACGCGGCCAACCTGAACTTCAAGTCAGCAACGCTGGATATCGTGCGTGACGAGTACGAATACCCCATCCCGCTTGCCGATGCCGGGCGGCTGCTCGGGCTTTGTGCCGGTTCCGTTGTCGAAAAGACCCGTCACTTTGTCACTTTCGCCGGTCACCTGTGGGAAGTCGATGAATTCCGCGGTGCCAATGCAGGCCTGGTGGTTGCTGAAATTGAGCTCGATCGTGTCGACGAGCGGTTTGAACGGCCCCCGTGGCTTGGCGCGGAAGTGTCACACGACCTGCGCTATTACAACGTTTCCCTGGCGCAGACGCCGTACCGCGAGTGGCCGGCTACACCAGCCCCAGACGCATCTTGA
- a CDS encoding ParA family protein, which yields MRILATYNLKGGVGKTATAVNLAWLAASEGARVLVWDMDPQGAASFYFRTRPKVKGGSKALLRGKHDLDELVVGTEYDNLDLLPADFSYRHMDAHLKDRNRPVKQMLRLLRPLSENYDYVFLDCAPSISVVSETVFKVADALLIPLIPTTLSLRTFYQILDFLERKKLRHVELLPFFSMVDRRKKLHNQIIEELPAKWPRMLHTKVPYASEIEKMGVNRAAVGDYARSTPSAVAYRALWNEVKMRLGLV from the coding sequence TTGAGAATACTGGCCACTTATAATTTGAAAGGCGGCGTGGGCAAGACGGCTACCGCGGTCAACCTGGCCTGGCTGGCCGCCAGCGAAGGCGCACGAGTGCTGGTGTGGGACATGGATCCACAGGGCGCCGCCAGCTTCTATTTTCGGACCCGGCCAAAGGTCAAAGGCGGCAGCAAGGCGCTGTTGCGCGGCAAGCATGACCTCGACGAGCTGGTGGTCGGTACCGAGTACGACAACCTCGACCTGCTGCCGGCAGACTTCTCCTATCGCCACATGGATGCACACCTGAAGGACCGCAACCGGCCGGTCAAGCAGATGCTGCGTCTGCTACGGCCGCTCAGCGAAAACTACGATTATGTATTTCTCGACTGCGCACCCAGCATCTCGGTTGTGTCAGAAACGGTATTCAAGGTAGCCGATGCATTGCTCATTCCGCTGATTCCGACGACGCTTTCCTTGCGCACTTTTTACCAGATACTCGATTTCCTTGAGCGCAAAAAACTCCGCCACGTGGAGCTGCTGCCGTTTTTCTCCATGGTCGACCGGCGCAAGAAACTGCACAACCAGATTATCGAGGAGCTGCCGGCAAAATGGCCGCGCATGCTGCACACAAAAGTCCCCTATGCCAGCGAAATCGAAAAGATGGGCGTCAATCGCGCTGCGGTGGGCGATTACGCCCGCAGCACTCCGTCGGCTGTTGCCTATCGGGCACTGTGGAACGAGGTCAAGATGCGTCTGGGGCTGGTGTAG